From the Glycine max cultivar Williams 82 chromosome 11, Glycine_max_v4.0, whole genome shotgun sequence genome, the window TTTGTGTAATTTCCCAAACTCAATGGTGAATTTAGAAGGCAAACTCTCTTTTGTGTCATTTCCTAAACTGAAGGGTAAATTTAATAAGGCAAACCAAAGTAGTCCACAACCTTGCTTAGGTTCCATGCTAACATTCAAGTTTTTAAGCATATTCTCATTTGTATTAGTGCAATTATCATGAATGAAATGCAATAAATTACTTTCgctaaaaaaaatacctcacataTTTCACTTGCTATAAATGGGTTATGGGTTATTAGTTATTACCAAACAATCCTGATAGcattatttgtgtatttgatttCTCTCTTCAAATTTTCATCATATCATTATGTGTTGTAGAAAATAAATGTCTTATATAAAAACATGATGtgaatttttatctaattactCAATCGGTTTAACCATGGAGACCCTTAATACTTTATATAAGgaagattgatttttttgttgttgattatgtgtCGCATTTGAACCCACGCTTTGATGGTGGTTTTAGAATATGTCTAGTAACCACAAAGCCAACAGGGGAAGATGCACCAAGATTGATTATTAAGTGTGTTTAATATTACATATCAGTCCGAGTTAaacaaaattcatatttaacGAGATGATCTTACTTTGCTTCTACTTTTATGCATTAGAACTTCCATTCATCGTGGATCAAAACACAAGCTATAAGATGTGCGAGGTGGATGCATCAATATACTATTATTATGACATACTCTGAAACAAgcgaaaagaaaaatacataatacaGAAAGACTGAAAGAAGATGCAGAGTAATTTCACTTATTTGCCAATGGTCAATTGGCAACTTTTTtcctgttaaaataaaaagtatgttTCCTGCCTATATTTCTGCAGGGAATTTCccctcttctctttctttatcCCATTCAGCAATCTGcaaaacaccaaaaaaaaaaaaaaaaaataatgaattaacCGGCTAAGACCTAAAATACGTGCCAACACTAGAAGAGACTCTCACGCCACAATGACATAACAAAAAGtgttttattaatgaataagTTGAGAAAAGAAGTTTTGACTTCTAATTTGTTGCTCAGCACTCACCCATTCGGTTGGACAGAAGGACCTAAAATGCGTGCCAAGTTTCTCGCAATCGGTTGCCTTTTCGCCCTTCTGCTGAATGCATCTGATTACACCACACATGCTACATAATTAGATATATATCTGTATAGCAATTGGTTCTGAATTATGATTCTTGAGAGAGACACAAAAGCATCTAGACTTGCCTGTTATACTCCACATATTTTACATAACATTGACGCGTTTTATAATCAGTACTGTTTGCTAATTCTGCACCGTTTTCAGCTATGCTTGGCTTTTCATCCTGTTTGCACACAAACAAAGAGGCCAACTTATTAATCACAATATGCTAGAGCTATGCTGTGAACAATTCTTTTTGTTCGTGTTActcttttaaaaattgaaaaattttaaaactgttCGAatgtaaattagaaaaaaaaattgattatccTTAGGAGTGCTTTTTTATATTGTgcaaaaaaaccatttttcgtACATATAAACTTTAGTTTGAGTAACcgcaattttttcaatttttgtaatGCTTcagttgttttttttccttttcaaattcaAGAAACACGTTACAATCGAAccaaattagaatatattttgctaaaaatatcataatcaaCAATGAAAAACTTTCCACtgtcaaaacaaaaaacaatgaaaCACTTCCAAACAGTAAAGACTTTTTCTTAAGGCACGGGAAATTAGTCTTTTTGTGCCCGTGtttattcataaaaacttttatatcaATTTTCCTTATTAGAAACTCAGAGGTGTacataaatttttgtataatgaatgttgtaaaaaatgatgtttaatataattaattgtatgaaaTGTAGTATATTCCGTACTTCAAACTTCCATAACAAGTTATAGAAGttttatagaaagaaaaatgattcGTGGACACCGTAGATAAACTTGGAGATAGGATAGAGACGAATATAGGTATTGGACCGTCCAACCTAGAAAGGCTCGAAAGGGACAATTAACACTTAAGTACCCACGACCTTATTGACTTAGTGTTTGTAGAACCGTGGATTGTTCGATTGAGATATTTCTCGAGAAGGACGATTGACACTTAAATAGCAACACCTCGTACAGGTTCACTTGAGACCAACTCAGTCCTAGTTTACAAAGGGCCGAATCATACAGGTTCACTAAATATAACATACATAATAAAAcgagagataaagaaaaaataataaatgttaataaGGTGTTTGGAACATTAAAATCTCTTGCATAAAATAAGATGTGTATAGGTTACCTTTTTGTTCCTCTTGGTATCAATACTGTGGGTTGAAGAGGGAGGAGGGGGTGGAGAAACGGTGCCAAATTCATGAGCTGGCCTTGGAGCTTGTTCACCCCGAGCCACTTTGTTCACGTCTCTGGCTCTCATTTTGTCATGTGGATCTACCTGCGCTGCCGACATGTTTCTTCTCCAGTGCTTTTGCTTTGTGCTTGCACTTGAAACTAAAATAGCATATGCATACGCATATGCGTGTGTTGAGGTGTTAAGTAATGCACAAACTTGGAAGGGTTGTCCACTTTCTAGTTACAGTTACACCGTAGTCTAGTAATGACACCTAGCTTTGGTCGTCTCCTCGTGTCAGCACTGTGAGGCTTTGCcatacaaaaaatattgtaagCTACTACTATTTCTTTAgagataattataaaaattgtgtAGTTTTGAAAAGGTTAGAGAAAGGAACTCAAGAGTTAGTCACCTTTTGTATTACTCCAACTCCTAGTCTTCTAGCATGACATCCattgctttcttttttaatttcaccatttgtgtttgtctctttcaTGTCGTCCTTTTTAACTACATTACCTATGACATTTGTATTAGACATGAAATTAAACATTAAGACATCAAAGAAATCAAACCAGTCATTTTAAATCAgcttattaaataattagaaattatacgAACCGTACCAAATAAAAATCATTGGTCTGCTCCCCAAAGTATGTATACGAAttatacaaaatcaaaaataCTTTACGTATACTATTAGTCTCAAACTTAATAGATTTTCtagttttcatatataaaactcAATATGCATTTATGTTTCAATGTATTTATGTTTCGTTGGCTTAAATCTTTGGTCTATATAATTCGTCAACAAAATTTCTATCATATAAGCCGAATCTTCTCCTATGATACTTTTAAACtggtaaaaaaaacataaagataaGGTAAGATAAGATACTATCATATGAACACTAGAATTTATGTAAATAtctgtatttttttgttgtgccaatacatatttttatcttcatcattatatttgatttgcattttataTTAGctgattcaattaatttttctttatcatgaAGCTTTTTCTTTGATTCTGTTATACGTAAGAATAATGAAGTACTttgcatgaataaaaaatatatatttcattatttattttcagaaaataaatatatttatattatttttaaatcaaatagcTTCTACTTTTGATTGTTAGTCAACAAAATACATACTCTttgatatagttttttttataccaaaCTCTCTAATATAGTTAAATGCTataaattgaaaacatattaatatgttgttttt encodes:
- the LOC102665439 gene encoding cytochrome c oxidase subunit 6b-2 isoform X2, translating into MSAAQVDPHDKMRARDVNKVARGEQAPRPAHEFGTVSPPPPPSSTHSIDTKRNKKDEKPSIAENGAELANSTDYKTRQCYVKYVEYNRCIQQKGEKATDCEKLGTHFRSFCPTEWIAEWDKEREEGKFPAEI
- the LOC102665439 gene encoding putative cytochrome c oxidase subunit 6b-like isoform X1; the protein is MSAAQVDPHDKMRARDVNKVARGEQAPRPAHEFGTVSPPPPPSSTHSIDTKRNKKDEKPSIAENGAELANSTDYKTRQCYVKYVEYNSMCGVIRCIQQKGEKATDCEKLGTHFRSFCPTEWIAEWDKEREEGKFPAEI